Proteins from a single region of Amycolatopsis sp. CA-230715:
- a CDS encoding ABC transporter ATP-binding protein: protein MPLIEVRNLHKRYRDHVAVDDVSFTVERGEIFGLLGTNGAGKTTTVECVQGLRTPDSGTISVLGLDPRTDHAALRQRLGSQLQESQLPEKIRVSEALDLFASFYADPEDPGYLMDQFGLRDKANSYFGTLSGGQKQRLSIALALVGRPEVAVLDELTTGLDPHARRDTWKVIESVRDTGVTLVLVTHFMDEAERLCDRVAVLDAGRIVATGTPLELMSRVGRSTLDDAFVALTGRE from the coding sequence ATGCCACTCATCGAAGTGCGGAACCTGCACAAGCGATATCGCGACCACGTCGCCGTCGACGACGTTTCGTTCACCGTCGAACGCGGCGAGATCTTCGGCCTGCTCGGCACGAACGGGGCGGGCAAGACGACCACCGTCGAATGCGTCCAGGGCCTGCGGACCCCCGACTCCGGCACGATTTCCGTGCTCGGGCTCGACCCGCGCACCGATCACGCGGCGCTGCGGCAGCGGCTCGGCAGCCAGCTCCAGGAAAGCCAGCTCCCGGAAAAGATCCGGGTTTCCGAGGCGCTCGACCTCTTCGCGTCCTTCTACGCCGACCCCGAGGACCCCGGGTACCTGATGGACCAGTTCGGCTTGCGGGACAAGGCGAACAGCTACTTCGGGACGCTGTCCGGCGGGCAGAAGCAGCGCCTTTCGATCGCGCTCGCGCTCGTCGGGCGGCCCGAAGTCGCCGTGCTCGACGAACTCACCACGGGCCTCGACCCGCATGCGCGGCGCGACACGTGGAAGGTGATCGAGAGCGTCCGCGACACCGGCGTGACGCTCGTCCTCGTCACCCATTTCATGGACGAAGCCGAGCGCCTGTGCGATCGGGTCGCCGTGCTGGACGCGGGCCGGATCGTCGCCACCGGCACCCCTCTCGAGCTGATGAGCAGGGTTGGACGGTCCACTTTGGACGATGCCTTCGTGGCGCTGACCGGACGGGAGTGA
- a CDS encoding ABC transporter permease, translated as MSAFTKITATETRIYLRTPGAALLGTLFPALLLTGIGLVPATRKTSENYGGLPFLNVWAPSLIVMAITVMGLQVLPSYLAGYRERGVLRRLATTPVHPANLLAAQVLINVVVAAVGTALLLVVAALAFDIPGPRDPLGFTAAFLLGTASIYGFGLLSAALARSARAAGGIAMVLFVPAMFFGGVWVPRQFLPDVLKEIGKYLPPGVQALQDGWTGAGVQPLQLVVLGAFAVGCGALATKVFRWE; from the coding sequence ATGAGCGCTTTCACCAAGATCACCGCCACGGAAACCCGGATCTACCTGCGCACCCCCGGCGCCGCGCTGCTCGGCACGCTGTTCCCCGCGCTGCTGCTGACCGGGATCGGCCTGGTGCCCGCCACCCGCAAGACGAGCGAAAACTACGGCGGGCTGCCGTTCCTGAACGTGTGGGCGCCTTCGCTGATCGTCATGGCGATCACCGTGATGGGCCTGCAGGTCCTGCCGAGCTACCTCGCCGGGTACCGGGAACGCGGCGTCCTGCGCCGCCTCGCGACCACACCCGTGCACCCGGCGAACCTGCTCGCCGCGCAGGTGCTGATCAACGTGGTCGTCGCCGCCGTCGGCACCGCGCTGCTGCTCGTCGTCGCGGCGCTCGCGTTCGACATCCCCGGCCCGCGCGACCCGCTCGGGTTCACCGCCGCGTTCCTGCTCGGCACCGCGTCGATCTACGGCTTCGGCCTGTTGTCGGCGGCGCTGGCCCGCAGTGCGCGCGCCGCGGGCGGGATCGCGATGGTCCTGTTCGTCCCCGCCATGTTCTTCGGCGGCGTGTGGGTACCGAGGCAGTTCCTCCCCGACGTGCTGAAGGAAATCGGCAAGTACCTGCCGCCGGGCGTGCAGGCGCTGCAGGACGGCTGGACCGGCGCGGGCGTGCAGCCGCTGCAACTCGTCGTGCTCGGCGCGTTCGCGGTGGGCTGCGGCGCCTTGGCGACGAAGGTCTTCCGCTGGGAATGA
- a CDS encoding LLM class flavin-dependent oxidoreductase translates to MRFGVFLITGRFPGQTDADALTRTERAIAAAEEAGFADAWLAEHHFMPYGVCPSAVTLAAHALGATSRIEIGTAVSVLSTNHPVALAEQWAMLDLVSGGRFRLGVGRGGPWRDLEVFGTGVPRYEHGFAEGLDLLLRATADERVHADGAHFSFREVPIVPKSPRRCAPVVACGAPDSDAVRVAAERGLPLLLGLHAADDEKAETVRRYGPANPGHISTVLCEVADDREAVLRRLRAAMPGWLDAGLAAHVPVAGRSRPTRDPVAYTEKLCRIHPVGSADDCVAKLAESARRTGVEHVIMMVEGSGDRAEENIRRIGAEILPRLSGNA, encoded by the coding sequence GTGCGCTTCGGCGTTTTCCTGATCACCGGGCGGTTTCCCGGCCAGACCGATGCCGACGCGCTGACGAGGACGGAGCGCGCGATCGCCGCCGCGGAGGAAGCGGGTTTCGCCGACGCCTGGTTGGCCGAGCACCACTTCATGCCGTACGGCGTGTGCCCGTCGGCGGTGACGCTGGCGGCGCACGCTCTCGGTGCGACGAGCCGGATCGAGATCGGCACCGCGGTGAGCGTGCTGTCGACGAACCATCCGGTGGCGCTCGCCGAGCAGTGGGCGATGCTGGACTTGGTGTCGGGCGGGCGGTTCCGGCTCGGTGTCGGCAGGGGCGGCCCGTGGCGGGACCTCGAAGTCTTCGGCACCGGCGTGCCCCGGTACGAGCACGGGTTCGCCGAAGGCCTCGATCTGCTGCTGCGGGCCACGGCCGACGAGCGCGTGCACGCCGATGGCGCGCATTTCTCGTTCCGCGAGGTGCCGATCGTGCCGAAGTCGCCGCGGCGGTGCGCCCCCGTGGTGGCGTGCGGCGCGCCGGATTCCGACGCGGTGCGCGTGGCCGCGGAGCGCGGGTTGCCGCTGTTGCTGGGCCTGCACGCCGCCGACGACGAGAAGGCCGAGACCGTCCGCCGCTACGGCCCGGCGAACCCCGGCCACATTTCGACCGTGCTGTGCGAGGTCGCCGACGACCGCGAGGCGGTGCTTCGGCGGCTACGTGCCGCGATGCCGGGCTGGCTCGACGCCGGTCTCGCCGCGCATGTGCCGGTGGCCGGGCGATCGCGGCCGACCAGGGATCCGGTCGCCTACACCGAAAAGCTGTGCCGGATCCATCCCGTCGGCAGCGCGGACGACTGCGTCGCGAAGCTCGCCGAGAGTGCGCGGCGGACCGGTGTCGAGCACGTGATCATGATGGTCGAAGGATCCGGTGACCGGGCCGAGGAGAACATCCGCCGAATCGGCGCGGAAATCCTCCCCCGCCTTTCGGGGAACGCGTGA
- a CDS encoding class E sortase, whose protein sequence is MSTPDEPGERRLTGPDSAPEAKVATKPGAGARTVRTIGEVLITAGLVVLLFVVYELYVTDIFSAGKQATASSQLDDDWKNGRELRNDLVDGKAFAKLYIPTFGSDYHFTVQEGVGPDALEVGPGHYKGTSLPGEPGNFAIAGHRVGKGAPFNDLDQLASCDALVVETVNDFFVYRVLPHDDEVADWAATKGVDPKCAKVKPLADPAQQDGGPYGETFGRKIVTPNRGDAVAAVPYRADNPLPKASQVALLTLTTCHPQFSDRERLIVHAVLTNQFAKQPGNGGYPQLLKQIGEGA, encoded by the coding sequence GTGTCCACGCCCGACGAGCCGGGTGAGCGGCGGCTCACCGGCCCCGACTCGGCCCCCGAGGCCAAGGTCGCGACGAAACCCGGCGCCGGCGCCAGGACGGTCCGCACGATCGGCGAGGTGCTGATCACCGCGGGACTGGTGGTGCTGCTGTTCGTCGTCTACGAGCTGTACGTCACGGACATCTTCTCCGCGGGCAAGCAGGCGACCGCGTCGTCCCAGCTCGACGACGACTGGAAGAACGGCCGCGAGCTGCGCAACGACCTCGTCGACGGCAAGGCGTTCGCGAAGCTGTACATCCCGACGTTCGGCTCCGACTACCACTTCACCGTCCAGGAGGGCGTCGGCCCGGACGCGCTCGAAGTCGGCCCCGGCCATTACAAGGGCACTTCGCTGCCGGGAGAGCCGGGGAACTTCGCGATCGCCGGACACCGGGTCGGCAAGGGCGCCCCGTTCAACGACCTCGACCAGCTCGCCTCGTGCGACGCGCTCGTCGTCGAGACGGTGAACGACTTCTTCGTCTACCGCGTGCTCCCGCACGACGACGAGGTCGCGGACTGGGCGGCCACCAAGGGCGTCGACCCGAAGTGCGCGAAGGTCAAGCCCCTGGCCGACCCGGCGCAGCAGGACGGCGGCCCGTACGGCGAGACGTTCGGCCGCAAGATCGTCACGCCGAACCGCGGTGACGCCGTGGCCGCGGTGCCGTACCGGGCGGACAACCCGCTGCCGAAGGCGAGCCAGGTCGCGCTGCTGACGCTCACCACGTGCCACCCGCAGTTCTCCGACCGGGAACGGCTCATCGTGCACGCCGTGCTCACGAACCAGTTCGCGAAGCAGCCGGGCAACGGCGGATATCCGCAGCTGCTCAAGCAAATCGGGGAAGGTGCCTGA